The following are encoded together in the Zingiber officinale cultivar Zhangliang chromosome 8A, Zo_v1.1, whole genome shotgun sequence genome:
- the LOC122009780 gene encoding protein LURP-one-related 8-like has product MAKVHPSATASSRPSLPALPASSAEAASLTVWRKSLVFHGDGFTVFDAKGNLAFRVENYPSASRAEIVLMDADGKPLLTIRRKKLSLGDHWLIYDGEAATNPQFAVKKHVNLIGSRSLVHVTACCPGAAKSCLSYEVEGSYSRRCCTVYDHRRRQLAQIMRKEASPGVALGADVFRLIVEPGLDAAFAMAVVILLDQMFESRGSILRV; this is encoded by the exons ATGGCGAAAGTCCACCCGAGCGCCACCGCTTCGTCGAGGCCTTCCTTGCCCGCCCTCCCTGCATCCTCCGCCGAGGCGGCGTCGCTGACGGTGTGGCGGAAGTCGCTCGTCTTCCACGGGGACGGCTTCACGGTCTTCGACGCCAAGGGAAATCTCGCATTCCGAGTCGAAAATTACCCCTCAGCTAGCAGGGCGGAGATCGTCCTCATGGACGCCGACGGCAAGCCGCTCCTAACGATCCGAAGGAAG AAGCTGAGCCTGGGAGACCACTGGCTGATCTACGACGGCGAGGCGGCGACCAACCCGCAGTTCGCCGTCAAGAAGCACGTCAACCTCATCGGGTCGAGGTCGCTGGTCCACGTCACAGCGTGTTGCCCCGGCGCCGCCAAGTCCTGCCTCAGCTACGAGGTGGAAGGATCCTACTCGCGGCGGTGCTGCACCGTCTACGATCATCGGCGACGGCAGCTGGCGCAGATCATGCGGAAGGAGGCGTCCCCGGGCGTTGCCCTCGGCGCCGACGTCTTCCGTCTCATTGTGGAACCGGGACTCGACGCGGCCTTCGCCATGGCCGTTGTCATACTCCTCGACCAAATGTTCGAGTCTCGTGGATCGATCCTTAGAGTTTGA
- the LOC122009781 gene encoding probable calcium-binding protein CML27, whose translation MEGVATAGQRQLSVPAQSLGRPSPSFRLRTESLNTLRLRRVFDLFDHNGDGEITVKEIALALDRLGLGADTEEIRATVEVYIPPGRAGLAFADFEDLHRALGDDLFGGPPEAAEEGEEEEDMREAFRVFDEDGDGFISAAELQAVLSKLGLPEGRSIARVQEMICSVDRNSDGQVDFGEFKHMMQGITVWGA comes from the coding sequence ATGGAAGGAGTCGCCACGGCCGGTCAGCGCCAATTATCCGTTCCGGCGCAGTCCCTCGGGCGGCCTTCGCCGTCGTTCCGGCTCCGCACCGAAAGCCTCAACACCCTCCGCCTCCGACGCGTCTTCGACCTCTTCGACCACAACGGCGACGGCGAGATCACGGTGAAGGAGATCGCGCTCGCCCTAGACCGCTTGGGCCTCGGAGCCGACACCGAAGAGATCCGAGCCACCGTCGAAGTGTATATCCCTCCCGGCCGCGCCGGGCTCGCCTTCGCCGATTTCGAGGACCTCCACCGCGCCCTGGGGGACGACCTCTTCGGCGGCCCACCGGAGGCCGCGGAGGAGGGGGAAGAGGAGGAGGACATGCGGGAGGCGTTCCGTGTGTTCGACGAGGACGGCGACGGGTTCATCTCGGCGGCGGAGCTGCAGGCGGTGCTGTCCAAGCTTGGTCTTCCCGAAGGGCGCAGCATCGCCCGCGTCCAAGAGATGATCTGCTCCGTCGATCGGAATTCCGACGGTCAGGTGGACTTCGGCGAGTTCAAGCACATGATGCAGGGTATAACCGTCTGGGGAGCCTGA